Proteins from one Planctomyces sp. SH-PL62 genomic window:
- a CDS encoding ferritin, with the protein MLISEKIEAEFNRQIGNELGNSHQYLAIAAYFEKEALFGLAKIYTEQANEERDHAMKFVKFLLDAGATPKFPAVAEPRNSFASAIDAAQLAYDSEVKTTEQIYALVDLTLAEKNHIAHNFLQWFVSEQLEEVASADTRLSVIRRAGPSVLMVEAYLAHK; encoded by the coding sequence GTGTTGATCAGCGAGAAGATCGAAGCCGAGTTCAACCGCCAGATTGGGAATGAACTGGGCAATTCCCACCAGTACCTCGCCATCGCCGCCTACTTCGAGAAAGAGGCCCTCTTCGGCCTGGCCAAGATCTACACCGAGCAGGCCAACGAGGAACGCGACCACGCGATGAAGTTCGTGAAGTTCCTCCTCGACGCCGGCGCCACCCCGAAGTTCCCGGCGGTCGCCGAGCCCCGGAACAGCTTCGCCTCGGCCATCGACGCCGCCCAGCTCGCGTACGACTCCGAGGTCAAGACCACCGAGCAGATCTACGCCCTGGTCGACCTCACCCTCGCCGAGAAGAACCACATCGCCCACAACTTCCTCCAGTGGTTCGTCTCCGAGCAGCTCGAGGAAGTCGCCAGCGCCGACACCCGCCTTTCCGTCATCCGCCGCGCCGGCCCCAGCGTCCTGATGGTCGAAGCCTACCTCGCCCACAAGTGA